From one Eucalyptus grandis isolate ANBG69807.140 chromosome 9, ASM1654582v1, whole genome shotgun sequence genomic stretch:
- the LOC104419653 gene encoding chaperone protein dnaJ 11, chloroplastic, producing MISLSSPLPVPPSSVATARLRARRPSAISTAAAFTSSAASKAHHQHHQHHQHQQQPPWLHRSPPCAYEILGIPAGATSKEIKAAYRRLARVLHPDAAKDSSAADDRFIRLHDAYSTLLDPEKRAVYDRRVLLARKRKRPAAAVAGVSAYGGRNWETDQCW from the coding sequence atgatctctctctcctctccgcTTCCCGTCCCTCCGTCGTCTGTCGCCACCGCTCGCCTCAGAGCCCGGCGACCGTCCGCCATATCCACCGCCGCGGCCTTCACATCCTCCGCAGCCTCGAAAGCACACCACCAGCACCACCAGCACCACCAGCACCAGCAGCAACCTCCGTGGCTCCACCGGTCGCCGCCGTGCGCTTACGAGATCCTCGGGATCCCCGCTGGCGCCACAAGCAAGGAGATCAAGGCCGCGTACCGGCGGCTCGCCAGGGTCCTGCACCCCGACGCAGCGAAGGACTCCTCGGCCGCCGACGACCGGTTCATCAGGCTCCACGACGCGTACTCGACCCTGCTGGACCCCGAGAAGCGGGCGGTCTACGACCGGCGGGTCCTGCTggcgaggaagaggaagaggccgGCCGCGGCCGTCGCTGGCGTCTCGGCGTACGGCGGGCGGAACTGGGAGACGGATCAGTGTTGGTAG